In Aegilops tauschii subsp. strangulata cultivar AL8/78 chromosome 3, Aet v6.0, whole genome shotgun sequence, one genomic interval encodes:
- the LOC123497463 gene encoding uncharacterized protein, with translation MEQEVAGGSITAEWASLQRDLVQLVADCVLSTSGVDGYVAMRAVCPSWRSAVAKPSPHAAVADPRFRPRQWVVLHGADDEQGRPLFLDVSTGRFRRLRRPVLGDYILVGASDGLLVLGDRERPHAARLLNPLTGDMLPFAAPIPPEDWVNTAIVGSEPTIIFAFEPEQSEYQDIPAYCSLQQGSDAVYSADPTGQLRAVKFHDAAYDKENLLYLQSMVTHAGNVYVLICGGTLCKVV, from the coding sequence ATGGAGCAGGAGGTCGCTGGTGGATCCATCACGGCGGAATGGGCGTCGCTTCAGCGGGACCTCGTCCAACTCGTTGCCGACTGCGTCCTCTCCACCAGCGGCGTGGACGGGTACGTGGCCATGAGGGCCGTCTGCCCCAGCTGGCGCTCTGCCGTCGCCAAGCCATCTCCGCACGCCGCGGTCGCCGATCCCCGTTTCCGCCCGCGCCAGTGGGTCGTGCTCCACGGGGCGGACGACGAGCAAGGCCGGCCCCTCTTCCTCGATGTCTCCACGGGTCGCTTCCGCCGCCTGCGCCGCCCGGTGCTCGGTGACTACATCCTCGTCGGTGCATCCGACGGTCTCCTGGTCCTCGGGGACAGGGAGCGCCCGCATGCCGCTCGTCTCCTCAACCCATTGACTGGTGACATGCTTCCCTTTGCAGCGCCGATACCTCCGGAAGATTGGGTGAACACTGCAATCGTTGGCTCTGAACCAACGATTATCTTCGCTTTCGAACCGGAACAGAGCGAGTACCAAGATATCCCGGCTTATTGTTCTTTGCAGCAAGGCAGTGACGCCGTTTACTCTGCTGATCCTACGGGCCAGCTCCGTGCAGTGAAGTTCCATGATGCTGCTTACGACAAGGAAAACTTGCTCTACCTTCAGAGCATGGTCACCCATGCAGGCAATGTTTACGTGCTCATTTGTGGAGGAACTTTGTGCAAGGTTGTTTGA